The following nucleotide sequence is from Terriglobales bacterium.
ATCTTCAATCCCTGGACCTTCTCGCGATTCTTCCAAACCTCCAGGATCACTTCGATCACGTAATCGATGTGACTTTGCGTATACACCCTGCGCGGGATCGCGAGCCTGACCAGGTCCCACTTCGCAGCTTCGCCAAACATCAATCGCCCGATCTCCACGGACCGGATGCCACCCTCGATGTAGAGTTCATTCGCCAGCGCTACGCCGGGAAACTGGTCCAGCGGAACGTGCGGAAGGAAATTGCGCGCGTCAATATAGACCGCGTGTCCGCCCGGCGGTTGAACGATTGGGACTCCATGCTGGCTGATGTGATCGCCGAGATATCCGGTCGACGTAATGCGATACCGTAGATAGTCCTCTTCCAAGGCTTCCTGCAAACCAACCGCAATTGCCTCCAGATCGCGCCCGGCCAAGCCTCCGTACGTCGGATACCCTTCCGTCAAAATCAGAAGGTTCTTCTCCTGTGCCGCGAGCACATCATTATTGGTGCAGAGGAACCCGCCGATGTTTCCCATTCCGTCTTTTTTGGCCGACATCGTGCACCCGTCGCCTAGGGCGAACATCTCCTGCGCAATCTGCTTGGGCGTGCGATCGCTATAACCTTTTTCGCGCAGCTTAATGAAGTAAGAGTTTTCCGCAAAACGGCATGCGTCGAAATAGAGCGGGATCTGGTGTTTGCGGCAGACCTCTGCCACGGCTTTCGCGTTGGCCATCGAAACTGGCTGTCCGCCGCCGGAGTTGTTTGTGATTGTCAGCATCACCAGTGGAATCCGCTGCCGTCCCACCTTGGCGATTAACTCCTCCAGTGCGGCCACATCCATGTTCCCTTTGAAGGGGTGATGCGTCCCGGGCTGCTTCGCCTCCGGTGTGGGCAGATCCACTGCCTCTGCGCCGACGAACTCAAGATTCGCTCGGGTCGTGTCGAAGTGGGTGTTATTCGGCACCACGTCACCCTTTTTGCACATCACCGAGAAAAGAATCCTCTCGGCCGCCCGGCCCTGATGGGTGGGTATCACATGCCGGTAGCCGAAGATCTCCTGCACCGAACCGCGGAAG
It contains:
- a CDS encoding tryptophanase, whose translation is MPVKTIIEPFRIKSVEPIRWTTREQRIELLKAAHYNLFLLPADDVLIDLLTDSGTGAMSTNQWAAVMQGDESYAGSRSFDHFRGSVQEIFGYRHVIPTHQGRAAERILFSVMCKKGDVVPNNTHFDTTRANLEFVGAEAVDLPTPEAKQPGTHHPFKGNMDVAALEELIAKVGRQRIPLVMLTITNNSGGGQPVSMANAKAVAEVCRKHQIPLYFDACRFAENSYFIKLREKGYSDRTPKQIAQEMFALGDGCTMSAKKDGMGNIGGFLCTNNDVLAAQEKNLLILTEGYPTYGGLAGRDLEAIAVGLQEALEEDYLRYRITSTGYLGDHISQHGVPIVQPPGGHAVYIDARNFLPHVPLDQFPGVALANELYIEGGIRSVEIGRLMFGEAAKWDLVRLAIPRRVYTQSHIDYVIEVILEVWKNREKVQGLKITSEAPFLRHFTAALEPVSAVAARV